One Fusarium poae strain DAOMC 252244 chromosome 4, whole genome shotgun sequence DNA window includes the following coding sequences:
- the GLD2 gene encoding Glycerol 2-dehydrogenase (NADP(+)), which yields MSVSNQTVFTLNNGVKMPGVGFGTFANEGAKGETYKAVIAALKTGYRHLDCAWFYLNEDEVGQAVRDFLAEDNGVKREDLFICTKVWNHLHEPEEVKWSFENSLKNFGLDYIDLFLIHWPIAAEKGDDNKPKIGPDGKYVIKKDLTENPEPTWRAMEEIYASGKARAIGVSNWTIDGLKKLMAFAKVKPAVNQIEIHPFLPNEELVKFCLENDILPAAYSPLGSQNQVPTTGETVRSNKTLNEVADRSGNTLAQVLIAWGLRRGYAVLPKSSTPSRIESNFQIPNLSDEDFEAVQSVAKGRHTRFVNMKDTFGYNVWPEDSPANGTSIV from the coding sequence ATGTCCGTTTCTAACCAGACTGTCTTCACCCTCAACAACGGTGTCAAGATGCCCGGTGTGGGCTTTGGCACCTTTGCTAACGAGGGCGCCAAGGGCGAGACCTACAAGGCTGTCATTgccgccctcaagaccggtTACCGACACCTCGACTGCGCCTGGTTCTACCTGAACGAGGACGAGGTTGGTCAGGCCGTGCGTGATTTCCTTGCCGAGGACAACGGCGTCAAGCGCGAGGATCTCTTCATCTGCACAAAGGTCTGGAACCACCTCCACGAGCCTGAGGAGGTCAAGTGGTCTTTTGAGAACTCACTCAAGAACTTCGGTCTTGACTACATTGATCTCTTCCTCATTCACTGGCCCATCGCCGCCGAGAAGGGCGACGACAACAAGCCCAAGATCGGCCCTGATGGCAAGTACGTCATCAAGAAGGATCTCACTGAAAACCCCGAGCCCACATGGCGCGCCATGGAGGAGATTTATGCTAGCGGCAAGGCCCGTGCCATTGGTGTCTCCAACTGGACCATCGACGGCCTCAAGAAGCTGATGGCCTTTGCAAAGGTCAAGCCCGCCGTTAACCAGATCGAGATCCATCCTTTCCTGCCCAACGAGGAGCTCGTCAAGTTCTGCCTTGAGAACGACATTCTCCCCGCTGCTTACTCTCCTCTCGGCTCTCAGAACCAGGTCCCCACCACTGGCGAGACCGTTCGCTCCAACAAGACCCTTAACGAGGTCGCCGACCGTAGCGGCAACACCCTGGCCCAGGTTCTCATCGCCTGGGGTCTCCGCCGCGGCTACGCTGTTCTACCCAAGAGCTCTACTCCCTCTCGCATTGAGAGCAACTTCCAGATCCCCAACCTGTCCGACGAGGACTTCGAGGCCGTCCAGAGCGTTGCCAAGGGCCGACACACACGCTTTGTCAACATGAAGGACACCTTTGGCTACAATGTCTGGCCGGAAGACTCCCCCGCTAATGGGACTTCTATTGTTTAA